A window of the Chlorocebus sabaeus isolate Y175 chromosome 8, mChlSab1.0.hap1, whole genome shotgun sequence genome harbors these coding sequences:
- the COX6C gene encoding cytochrome c oxidase subunit 6C, with translation MAPEVLPKPQMRGLLARRLRFHMVTAFVLSLGVAALYKVGVADKRKKAYADFYRNYDAMKDFEEMRKAGIFQSVK, from the exons ATGGCACCTGAAGTTTTGCCAAAACCTCAGATGCGTGGCCTTCTGGCCAGGCGTCTGCGATTTCATATGGTTACAGCATTCGTGCTATCCCTGGGAGTTGCAGCTTTGTATAAG GTTGGTGTGGCtgataaaagaaagaaggcaTACGCAGATTTCTACAGAAACTATGATGCCATGAAAGATTTTGAGGAGATGAGGAAGGCTGGTATCTTTCAGAGTGTAAAGTAA